A genomic stretch from Lysobacter ciconiae includes:
- a CDS encoding dihydrolipoamide acetyltransferase family protein, with protein sequence MSNKNTFYLPDLGEGLPDATIVEWSVKVGDTIRLDETLVSMETAKAVVELPSPVSGKILKLAGEAGDVVNTGAMLVEFEVDASLPQRAAGQDTGHGHGPPAPGKGVGSEDPGRDDKVVASDDGGAISADGEAPAEGAPRADSGTVVGAMQSSDAVRSEQASTAGGVKAMPAVRAMARKLKVDLSRVAATGTDGVVTMADVKKAAADGSAAVGAAPVRQSPAAAPAPAAQPAANPAAARSTLSQAGKPMRTQPPGVAASGQPEQLKGVRRNMARVMAAAHAQVVPTTLVDDADLHGWIGKQDITARLIRAICNACKEVPALNAWFDGDKLVRTLHPHVDIGIAVDTDDGLFVPALRNADVLDGNGIRSAIKRLRAQVEDRSIPASELSGYTISLSNFGMFAGRYATPVVVPPTVAIVGAGKLSHDVVAVIGGIEVHRRMPISLTFDHRAATGGEAARFLKALLDDLALPN encoded by the coding sequence ATGAGCAACAAGAACACGTTCTACCTGCCCGACCTGGGCGAGGGCCTGCCGGACGCGACCATCGTGGAATGGTCGGTCAAGGTGGGCGACACGATCCGCCTGGACGAGACGCTGGTATCGATGGAGACCGCCAAGGCGGTGGTCGAGTTGCCCTCGCCGGTGTCGGGCAAGATCCTCAAGCTGGCCGGTGAGGCCGGCGACGTCGTCAATACCGGCGCGATGCTGGTCGAGTTCGAGGTCGATGCCTCGCTGCCCCAGCGGGCGGCAGGCCAGGACACCGGGCACGGCCACGGACCTCCGGCGCCGGGCAAGGGCGTGGGCAGCGAGGATCCGGGCCGCGACGACAAGGTGGTCGCCTCCGACGACGGCGGCGCGATCAGTGCCGACGGCGAGGCGCCTGCCGAAGGCGCGCCGCGCGCGGACAGCGGCACGGTGGTCGGCGCGATGCAGTCCTCCGATGCGGTGCGCAGCGAGCAGGCCAGCACCGCCGGTGGCGTCAAGGCGATGCCGGCCGTGCGCGCCATGGCCCGCAAGCTGAAGGTCGACCTGAGCCGCGTGGCCGCCACCGGCACCGACGGCGTGGTCACCATGGCCGATGTCAAGAAAGCCGCCGCTGACGGCAGCGCGGCCGTGGGTGCCGCACCGGTCCGCCAGTCGCCAGCCGCAGCCCCCGCGCCGGCTGCACAACCCGCCGCCAACCCCGCTGCCGCGCGCAGCACCCTGTCGCAGGCCGGCAAGCCGATGCGCACCCAGCCGCCGGGCGTCGCCGCCAGCGGCCAGCCCGAACAGCTCAAGGGCGTGCGTCGCAACATGGCCCGCGTGATGGCAGCGGCGCACGCGCAGGTCGTGCCGACGACCCTGGTCGATGACGCCGACCTGCATGGCTGGATCGGCAAGCAGGACATCACCGCGCGCCTTATCCGCGCCATCTGCAATGCCTGCAAGGAAGTTCCCGCGCTCAACGCCTGGTTCGACGGCGACAAGCTGGTGCGCACGCTGCATCCGCATGTCGACATCGGCATTGCGGTGGACACCGACGATGGCCTGTTCGTGCCCGCCCTGCGCAACGCGGACGTGCTCGACGGCAACGGCATCCGTTCGGCGATCAAGCGCCTGCGCGCGCAGGTCGAGGACCGTTCGATCCCGGCCAGCGAGCTGTCGGGCTACACCATCAGCCTGTCCAACTTCGGCATGTTCGCCGGCCGCTATGCCACGCCGGTGGTGGTGCCGCCGACGGTGGCGATTGTCGGCGCCGGCAAGCTCTCCCACGACGTGGTCGCGGTGATCGGTGGCATCGAGGTGCACCGGCGGATGCCGATTTCGCTGACCTTCGACCATCGCGCCGCCACCGGTGGCGAGGCCGCGCGGTTCCTGAAGGCGCTGCTGGACGACCTGGCGCTGCCCAACTGA
- a CDS encoding alpha-ketoacid dehydrogenase subunit beta, with protein sequence MSTTTNAPAAITLIEALTQAMAYELRADDSVVVLGEDVGVNGGVFRATAGLHAKFGSDRVIDTPLDETTIAGLTVGMASQGMRPIAEAQFDGFMYPMVDFIVCHAARMRYRTRGRLTCPMVLRVPWGGGIRAPEHHSEANEAIFTNVPGLRVVMPSSPQRAYGMLLAAIREPDPVIFFEPKRIYRQYKEVVPDDGEALPLDVCYVLRDGTDVTLVTWGAQVKEALEAAEKLEAEGISAEVIDVATLRPLDFATIAESVSRTGRCVIVHEAPKTAGFGAEIAARLAEESMYDLVAPVERVTGYDTHIPLFRLEMKYLPSVERVVEAARRAMAAS encoded by the coding sequence ATGAGCACCACCACCAATGCCCCCGCCGCAATTACCCTGATCGAGGCGCTGACCCAGGCGATGGCCTACGAGTTGCGCGCCGATGACAGCGTCGTGGTGCTGGGCGAGGACGTCGGCGTCAACGGCGGCGTGTTCCGCGCCACCGCCGGCCTGCACGCGAAGTTCGGTTCCGACCGCGTCATCGATACGCCACTGGACGAGACCACCATCGCCGGCCTGACCGTGGGCATGGCCAGCCAGGGCATGCGGCCGATCGCCGAGGCCCAGTTCGACGGCTTCATGTACCCGATGGTCGACTTCATCGTCTGCCACGCCGCGCGCATGCGCTACCGCACCCGCGGCCGGCTGACCTGCCCGATGGTGCTGCGCGTGCCCTGGGGCGGCGGCATCCGTGCGCCGGAGCACCACAGCGAGGCCAACGAGGCGATCTTCACCAACGTGCCCGGCCTGCGCGTGGTCATGCCGTCATCGCCGCAGCGCGCCTACGGCATGCTGCTGGCGGCGATCCGCGAGCCCGACCCGGTGATCTTCTTCGAGCCCAAGCGCATCTACCGCCAGTACAAGGAGGTCGTGCCCGACGACGGCGAGGCCCTGCCGCTGGACGTCTGCTACGTGCTGCGCGACGGGACCGACGTGACCCTGGTGACCTGGGGCGCGCAGGTGAAGGAAGCGCTGGAGGCCGCCGAGAAGCTGGAGGCCGAAGGCATCAGCGCCGAGGTCATCGACGTCGCCACCCTGCGACCGCTGGACTTCGCGACGATCGCCGAGTCGGTGTCGCGGACCGGACGCTGCGTGATCGTGCACGAGGCGCCCAAGACCGCAGGCTTCGGTGCCGAGATCGCCGCGCGTCTGGCCGAGGAGTCGATGTACGACCTGGTCGCCCCGGTCGAGCGCGTCACCGGCTACGACACCCACATCCCGCTGTTCCGCCTGGAGATGAAGTACCTGCCCAGCGTTGAGCGGGTGGTCGAGGCGGCCCGGCGCGCGATGGCGGCCAGCTGA
- the pdhA gene encoding pyruvate dehydrogenase (acetyl-transferring) E1 component subunit alpha, which yields MKVAATFEIKYMQYLGEDGKPVGELPEAFRDPKTLVPLFKQMLFVRTFDSKAIKLQRTGKLGTYAASLGHEATHVGIGASMRPEDVFAPSYREYGAQFMRGVKPRDVLLYWGGDERGNDFADAPHDYPWCVPISTQCLMAAGAALSFKLRKQPRIAVACCGDGGSSKTDFYAALNSAGAFTSPLVLCVINNGWAISVPRHAQTGAETLAQKGLAGGLHCLQVDGNDLIAVLEAMRLATERARNGEGGSVIEFMTYRLHDHTTADDASRYRDEAEVKDGWTREPMLRLRTYLTDQGLWSEEQEAEWIEECGRLVDIEINAYLETPVQPVEAMFDYLYADPPPDLLEQRQQAIDREGRA from the coding sequence ATGAAGGTTGCTGCGACATTTGAAATCAAGTACATGCAATACCTTGGCGAGGACGGCAAGCCGGTCGGCGAACTGCCCGAGGCGTTCCGCGATCCCAAGACACTGGTGCCGCTGTTCAAGCAGATGCTGTTCGTGCGGACCTTCGACAGCAAGGCGATCAAGCTGCAGCGCACCGGCAAGCTGGGCACGTATGCCGCCAGCCTGGGCCATGAGGCGACCCACGTCGGCATCGGCGCCTCGATGCGGCCCGAGGACGTGTTCGCCCCCAGCTACCGCGAGTACGGCGCGCAGTTCATGCGCGGGGTGAAACCGCGCGACGTGCTGCTCTACTGGGGCGGCGACGAGCGTGGCAACGACTTCGCCGACGCGCCGCACGACTACCCCTGGTGCGTGCCGATCTCGACCCAGTGCCTGATGGCGGCCGGCGCGGCGCTGTCGTTCAAATTGCGCAAGCAGCCTCGCATTGCCGTGGCGTGCTGCGGCGATGGCGGCTCGTCGAAGACCGATTTCTACGCTGCGCTCAACTCGGCCGGCGCGTTCACCTCGCCGCTGGTGTTGTGCGTGATCAACAACGGCTGGGCGATCTCGGTGCCCCGCCACGCGCAGACCGGTGCCGAGACGCTCGCCCAGAAGGGCCTGGCCGGCGGCCTGCACTGCCTGCAGGTGGACGGCAACGACCTGATCGCGGTTCTGGAAGCGATGCGCCTGGCCACCGAGCGTGCGCGCAACGGCGAAGGCGGCAGCGTGATCGAGTTCATGACCTACCGCCTGCACGACCACACCACCGCCGATGACGCCAGCCGCTACCGCGACGAGGCCGAGGTGAAGGACGGCTGGACCCGCGAGCCGATGCTGCGCCTGCGCACCTACTTGACCGACCAGGGCCTTTGGTCGGAGGAGCAGGAGGCGGAGTGGATCGAGGAGTGCGGCCGCCTGGTCGACATCGAGATCAACGCCTATCTGGAAACCCCGGTGCAGCCGGTCGAGGCGATGTTCGACTACCTCTACGCCGATCCACCGCCGGACCTGCTGGAACAGCGCCAACAAGCCATCGACCGGGAGGGCCGGGCATGA
- a CDS encoding tryptophan 2,3-dioxygenase, whose product MTSDTNERALETGIHTDLAGRMSYGGYLRLDRLLDAQQPVSDPPEHDEMLFIVQHQVSELWLKLIIHELKAAIVHLRADDLGACQKGFARCKQVLRQLTEMWSVLETLTPADYMKFRDTLGPSSGFQSLQYREMEFLLGNKNAGMLQVFAHDPAAEATLRAALEGPSLYDEALRYLARHGHDVPAHLLERDWTRSHVSDPALLPVLERIYEESGENWQAYHLCEDLVDLESQFQLWRFRHMRTVMRIIGFKRGTGGSSGVDFLKKALDLTFFPELFEVRTRIGMG is encoded by the coding sequence ATGACTTCGGACACCAACGAGCGCGCACTGGAAACCGGCATCCACACCGACCTGGCCGGACGGATGAGCTATGGCGGCTACCTGCGCCTGGACCGTCTCCTGGATGCGCAGCAGCCGGTGTCCGATCCGCCCGAGCACGACGAGATGCTGTTCATCGTCCAGCACCAGGTGTCCGAGCTGTGGCTGAAGCTGATCATCCACGAGCTGAAGGCGGCGATCGTGCATCTGCGCGCCGACGACCTGGGCGCCTGCCAGAAGGGATTCGCCCGCTGCAAGCAGGTGCTGCGCCAGTTGACCGAGATGTGGTCGGTGCTGGAAACGCTGACGCCGGCGGACTACATGAAATTCCGCGACACCCTCGGCCCGTCCTCGGGCTTCCAGTCGCTGCAGTACCGCGAGATGGAGTTCCTGCTGGGCAACAAGAACGCCGGCATGCTGCAGGTCTTCGCCCACGACCCGGCCGCCGAGGCCACGCTGCGTGCCGCACTGGAGGGCCCGAGCCTGTACGACGAGGCGCTGCGCTATCTGGCTCGCCACGGCCATGACGTGCCCGCCCACCTGCTGGAGCGGGACTGGACCCGCAGCCACGTCTCTGATCCCGCCTTGCTGCCGGTGCTGGAGCGGATCTACGAGGAGTCCGGCGAAAACTGGCAGGCCTACCATCTGTGTGAGGACCTGGTCGATCTGGAGAGTCAGTTCCAGCTGTGGCGTTTCCGCCACATGCGCACGGTGATGCGGATCATCGGCTTCAAGCGCGGCACCGGCGGCTCGTCCGGCGTGGACTTCCTGAAGAAGGCGCTGGACCTGACCTTCTTCCCGGAGCTGTTCGAGGTGCGGACCCGGATTGGCATGGGGTAA
- a CDS encoding peptide MFS transporter has protein sequence MASHPGSNIEEKTFLGHPRGLFVLFFAEMWERFSYYGMRAILIFYLLQHWLFAEEKAYVIYGAYTALVYITPVVGGYIADRWLGQRKAVQFGAILLVIGHGLMAYEGPGPASGISAEQIQSSLHIDIFWLALAFIIMGVGFLKANISVLVGQLYRQGDARRDPAFTIFYMGINLGAALGSLLVSYLGMSPDWGWSWGFGAAGVGMLLGLLVFVLGRPYLKGNGEAPDAAMLKRRSVVGLSNEWAIYLASLGGVVLVWFLVQYQSVVGGLLGATGAVVVIWLLYNVVAKLDKIARDRILAAMFLIGLQPLFWALFEQAGSSLNVFTDRHVDRVLFGWTVPAGMFQSINSIYIITLAPIFAWLWTWLARRGLEPSTPAKFGLGLVQLGGGFLVLVAGAAAVGTDNMTPVIFIFLIYLLHTMGELCLSPVGLSAMTKLAPASMLSLMMGTWFLSSAAGNFIAGLIASATGGAGEEDLTDAAPVLSVYATIGWVAIGVGVAVIVISPLVRRLMHEGMDSNGVDYALAGQNEIGEPAAAGTHPEREQK, from the coding sequence GTGGCCAGCCATCCAGGTTCCAACATCGAGGAAAAGACCTTCCTCGGCCATCCGCGCGGTCTGTTCGTCCTGTTCTTCGCCGAGATGTGGGAGCGCTTCTCCTACTACGGCATGCGCGCGATCCTGATCTTCTACCTGCTGCAGCACTGGCTGTTCGCCGAAGAGAAGGCCTACGTCATCTATGGCGCCTACACCGCGCTGGTGTACATCACGCCGGTGGTGGGCGGCTACATCGCCGATCGCTGGCTGGGGCAACGCAAGGCGGTCCAGTTCGGCGCGATCCTGCTGGTGATCGGCCATGGCCTGATGGCCTACGAAGGCCCCGGTCCGGCGTCGGGCATCAGCGCCGAGCAGATCCAGTCGTCGCTGCACATCGACATTTTCTGGCTGGCGCTGGCTTTCATCATCATGGGCGTGGGCTTCCTGAAGGCCAACATCTCGGTGCTGGTGGGGCAGCTGTACCGCCAGGGTGATGCGCGGCGCGATCCGGCGTTCACGATTTTCTACATGGGCATCAACCTGGGTGCCGCGCTGGGCTCGCTGCTGGTCAGCTACCTGGGCATGAGCCCGGACTGGGGCTGGAGCTGGGGCTTCGGCGCAGCCGGCGTCGGCATGCTGCTGGGACTGCTGGTGTTCGTGCTCGGCCGGCCGTACCTGAAAGGCAACGGCGAAGCGCCGGACGCCGCGATGCTCAAGCGCCGCAGCGTGGTTGGCCTGTCCAACGAGTGGGCGATCTACCTGGCGTCGCTGGGCGGCGTGGTGCTGGTGTGGTTCCTGGTCCAGTACCAGTCGGTGGTCGGTGGCCTGCTGGGTGCGACCGGCGCGGTGGTGGTCATCTGGCTGCTCTACAACGTCGTGGCCAAGCTGGACAAGATCGCGCGTGACCGCATCCTGGCGGCGATGTTCCTGATCGGCCTGCAGCCGCTGTTCTGGGCGCTGTTTGAACAGGCCGGTTCGTCGCTGAACGTGTTCACCGACCGCCATGTCGATCGCGTGCTGTTCGGCTGGACGGTGCCTGCGGGCATGTTCCAGTCGATCAACTCGATCTACATCATCACCCTGGCGCCGATCTTCGCCTGGCTGTGGACCTGGCTGGCGCGACGCGGCCTGGAGCCGTCCACGCCGGCCAAGTTCGGCCTCGGCCTGGTCCAGCTGGGCGGTGGTTTTCTGGTGCTGGTCGCCGGCGCCGCGGCGGTCGGGACGGACAACATGACCCCGGTGATCTTCATCTTCCTGATCTACCTGCTGCACACGATGGGTGAGCTGTGCCTGTCGCCGGTGGGCCTGTCGGCGATGACCAAGCTGGCGCCCGCGAGCATGCTGAGCCTGATGATGGGCACGTGGTTCCTGTCCAGCGCGGCGGGCAACTTCATCGCCGGCCTGATTGCCAGCGCGACCGGAGGCGCAGGCGAGGAGGACCTCACCGACGCCGCGCCGGTGCTGTCGGTGTACGCCACCATTGGCTGGGTCGCGATCGGCGTGGGCGTGGCGGTGATCGTGATCTCGCCGCTGGTCCGGCGCCTGATGCACGAAGGGATGGACAGCAACGGCGTGGACTACGCGCTGGCGGGCCAGAACGAAATCGGCGAGCCCGCAGCAGCGGGTACCCATCCCGAGCGCGAGCAGAAGTAA
- a CDS encoding MarR family winged helix-turn-helix transcriptional regulator codes for MNSERPGPAQLELERFLPYRLSVLSNRLSAAIARLYAERFSLGMTEWRVMAVLGRYPDLSASEVTGRTAMDKVAVSRAVARLIDAEWLQRSPHADDRRRSVLRLSEAGHAVYDEVAPMALAFEQRLFGDIGPAQLDRLFALLDRLDALDIEAEAEAESEAEPDADPEPASDRASGAAK; via the coding sequence ATGAACAGCGAGCGTCCCGGACCCGCGCAGCTCGAACTGGAGCGCTTTCTCCCCTATCGCCTGTCGGTGTTGTCCAACCGGCTCAGCGCCGCGATTGCGCGGCTCTACGCCGAGCGCTTCTCGCTGGGGATGACCGAATGGCGGGTGATGGCGGTGCTGGGCCGCTACCCGGATCTGTCCGCCAGCGAGGTCACCGGGCGCACCGCGATGGACAAGGTCGCCGTCAGCCGCGCGGTCGCCCGCCTGATCGATGCCGAGTGGCTGCAGCGAAGTCCCCACGCCGACGACCGCCGACGCTCCGTGCTGCGCCTGAGCGAGGCCGGGCACGCGGTGTATGACGAAGTCGCGCCGATGGCGCTGGCGTTCGAGCAGCGACTGTTCGGCGACATCGGCCCGGCCCAGCTGGACCGGCTGTTCGCGCTGCTGGACCGCCTCGACGCCCTCGACATCGAAGCCGAGGCTGAGGCTGAGTCCGAGGCCGAGCCCGATGCAGACCCGGAACCGGCGTCCGACCGGGCGTCCGGCGCCGCGAAGTAG
- the hppD gene encoding 4-hydroxyphenylpyruvate dioxygenase, producing MSAQPNLGMQVTTFENPLGIDGFEFVEFAAPQGQGEMLHDYFRKLGFTAVMQHKTRPITLYRQGGVNLLVNDDPDSFAADFAKAHGPSATGFAIRFKQPADHVYATVLGNGGEAITDKADSKAIDAPVIKGIGDCMLYLVDQYGAKGSAYTDFLPVQGADQNPVGFGLTFIDHLTHNLYFGNMAKWSEYYEKLFNFREIRYFDIKGAKTGLVSKAMTAPDGIVRIPLNESNDPKSQINEYLDAYKGEGIQHIACFTDDIYGTVEKMREAGVEFLDTPDAYFEVIDQRIPNHGEDVPRLARNKILIDADPETKQRKLLQIFTTNAIGPIFFEIIQRKGNEGFGEGNFQALFESIERDQMKRGVL from the coding sequence ATGAGCGCACAGCCCAACCTCGGCATGCAGGTCACCACGTTTGAAAACCCGCTGGGTATCGACGGCTTCGAGTTCGTCGAGTTCGCCGCGCCGCAGGGCCAGGGCGAGATGCTGCACGACTACTTCCGAAAGCTCGGCTTCACCGCCGTGATGCAGCACAAGACCCGGCCGATCACCCTGTACCGCCAGGGCGGCGTCAACCTGCTGGTGAATGACGATCCCGACAGCTTCGCCGCCGACTTCGCCAAGGCGCACGGCCCCAGCGCCACCGGGTTTGCGATCCGCTTCAAGCAGCCCGCCGACCACGTGTATGCGACGGTGCTGGGCAACGGCGGAGAGGCGATCACCGACAAGGCCGACAGCAAGGCGATCGATGCGCCGGTGATCAAGGGCATCGGTGATTGCATGCTGTACCTGGTCGATCAGTACGGCGCGAAGGGCAGCGCCTACACCGACTTCCTGCCGGTGCAGGGCGCGGACCAGAACCCGGTCGGGTTCGGCCTGACCTTCATCGACCACCTGACCCACAACCTGTACTTCGGCAACATGGCCAAGTGGTCGGAGTACTACGAGAAGCTGTTCAACTTCCGCGAGATCCGCTATTTCGACATCAAGGGCGCCAAGACCGGCCTGGTGTCGAAGGCGATGACCGCGCCGGACGGCATCGTGCGCATCCCGCTGAACGAGTCCAACGACCCCAAGAGCCAGATCAACGAGTACTTGGACGCGTACAAGGGCGAGGGCATCCAGCACATCGCCTGCTTCACCGATGACATCTACGGGACGGTGGAGAAGATGCGCGAGGCCGGCGTCGAGTTCCTTGACACGCCCGATGCCTACTTCGAGGTGATCGACCAGCGCATTCCCAACCACGGCGAGGACGTCCCGCGCCTGGCCCGCAACAAGATCCTGATCGACGCCGATCCGGAGACCAAGCAGCGCAAGCTGCTGCAGATCTTCACCACCAATGCGATCGGACCGATCTTCTTCGAGATCATCCAGCGCAAGGGCAACGAGGGCTTCGGCGAAGGCAACTTCCAGGCGCTGTTCGAGAGCATCGAGCGCGACCAGATGAAGCGCGGCGTGCTCTGA
- the hmgA gene encoding homogentisate 1,2-dioxygenase, which yields MSGFGNEFATQALPGTLPEGRNSPQKVAHGLYAEQLTGTAFTAPRHANRRSWLYRIRPAAMHGAFSPFEQPRFHNDFQSGPVTPDQLRWDPLPMPEAPTDFVDGLFTMAGNGSAEGQAGIGIHLYAATRSMQDRFFYNADGELLIVPQLGRLRIATELGVLEVEPQEIALIPRGVRFRVELLDGTARGYVCENFGAMFRLPDLGPIGSNGLANPRDFLIPEAAFEDIDAPKDKAFELVGKFQGHLWRADIGHSPLDVVGWHGNYAPCKYDLRRFNTIGTISYDHPDPSIFLVLHSPSDTPGTSNIDFAIFPPRWLVAQDTFRPPWFHRNIASEYMGLIHGAYDAKAEGFVPGGSSLHNSMTGHGPDAATFDKASKADLSRPDVISGTMAFMFETRAVIRPTTQALAARHRQRDYQACWAGLEKHFTG from the coding sequence ATGAGCGGCTTCGGTAACGAGTTCGCCACGCAGGCACTGCCGGGCACGCTGCCGGAGGGGCGCAACTCGCCGCAGAAGGTCGCGCACGGGCTCTACGCCGAGCAGCTGACCGGCACGGCGTTCACCGCGCCTCGGCATGCCAACCGGCGCAGCTGGCTGTACCGGATCCGCCCGGCGGCGATGCACGGGGCCTTCTCGCCGTTCGAGCAGCCGCGCTTCCACAACGACTTCCAGTCCGGCCCGGTCACCCCCGACCAGCTGCGCTGGGACCCGCTGCCGATGCCCGAAGCGCCCACCGACTTCGTCGATGGCCTGTTCACCATGGCCGGCAACGGCTCGGCCGAGGGGCAGGCCGGCATCGGCATCCACCTGTACGCGGCGACCCGGTCGATGCAGGACCGCTTTTTCTACAACGCCGACGGCGAGCTGCTGATCGTTCCCCAGCTCGGTCGCCTGCGCATCGCCACCGAGCTGGGCGTGCTGGAGGTCGAGCCGCAGGAGATCGCGCTGATCCCGCGCGGCGTGCGTTTCCGGGTCGAGCTGCTCGACGGGACCGCCCGCGGCTACGTGTGCGAGAACTTCGGCGCGATGTTCCGGCTGCCCGATCTGGGCCCGATCGGCAGCAACGGCCTGGCCAACCCGCGCGACTTCCTGATCCCCGAGGCCGCATTCGAAGACATCGATGCGCCAAAGGACAAGGCGTTCGAGCTGGTTGGCAAGTTCCAGGGCCATCTGTGGCGCGCCGACATCGGCCATTCGCCGCTGGACGTGGTCGGCTGGCACGGCAACTACGCCCCATGCAAATACGACCTGCGCCGCTTCAACACGATCGGCACGATCAGCTACGACCACCCGGATCCGAGCATCTTCCTGGTGCTGCACTCGCCCAGCGACACGCCAGGCACCAGCAACATCGATTTCGCGATCTTCCCGCCGCGCTGGCTGGTGGCCCAGGACACGTTCCGGCCACCGTGGTTCCACCGCAACATTGCCAGCGAGTACATGGGCCTGATCCACGGCGCGTACGACGCCAAGGCCGAGGGTTTTGTCCCCGGCGGCAGTTCGCTGCACAACTCGATGACCGGGCACGGACCGGACGCGGCGACCTTCGACAAGGCGTCCAAAGCCGACCTGTCCAGGCCGGACGTCATCAGCGGGACGATGGCCTTCATGTTCGAGACGCGCGCGGTGATCCGGCCGACGACGCAGGCGCTGGCGGCCAGGCATCGGCAGCGCGATTACCAGGCGTGCTGGGCGGGTCTGGAAAAGCACTTCACCGGCTAG
- a CDS encoding lectin, with protein sequence MRVYRWSNAVSLALVLALTGCNAPSPGAAASGVAGDSTSTDAADPGAIDQPYEDVPPATAPPGSAMPGQGAATDSLAHWDGFGEAQFGMDDEQVKLVWPGELVGTPADHSQCYHLSPAGQSDISRFAMMFEDGTFVRYSVSADDLVAPGGGKRGMDTARIDALYPGRVTSSGHKYVPDGHYLRITEDGGPHVLIFETDGGGNVTEWRVGLPPQVDYVEGCS encoded by the coding sequence ATGCGTGTCTATCGATGGTCAAACGCCGTGTCACTGGCGCTCGTTCTTGCGCTGACGGGGTGCAACGCGCCTTCGCCCGGCGCTGCAGCCAGTGGCGTTGCCGGTGACAGCACCAGCACCGATGCAGCCGACCCCGGCGCGATCGACCAGCCCTACGAGGATGTGCCTCCGGCAACCGCGCCGCCGGGCAGCGCGATGCCCGGACAGGGCGCGGCGACGGACAGCCTGGCGCACTGGGACGGATTCGGCGAGGCCCAGTTCGGGATGGACGACGAGCAGGTGAAACTGGTCTGGCCCGGAGAGCTTGTCGGCACACCGGCGGACCACTCGCAGTGCTACCACCTCAGTCCGGCCGGCCAGAGCGATATTTCCCGCTTCGCGATGATGTTCGAGGACGGGACCTTCGTGCGCTACTCGGTGAGCGCCGACGACCTCGTCGCCCCGGGCGGCGGCAAGCGCGGCATGGACACCGCGCGGATCGACGCGCTGTATCCCGGTCGGGTGACCTCGTCGGGGCACAAATACGTCCCCGACGGCCACTATCTGCGCATCACTGAAGATGGCGGTCCGCACGTCCTGATCTTTGAGACCGATGGCGGCGGGAACGTCACCGAATGGCGGGTCGGCCTGCCGCCGCAGGTCGACTACGTCGAAGGCTGCAGCTGA
- the pnuC gene encoding nicotinamide riboside transporter PnuC: MSASVLEWSAVAFSILGVWLMAQRRMLAWPVGVISVVLYALVFAGARLYSDALLQIAFAGFLLYGWWHWHHQAQPDGRIIIASLARPHAIRDLGLGVAFGIALGAAMHHFTDAALPWLDAMLAALSLVAQWWQARRHAAAWWLWIAVDVVYVGMYVIKSLNVTAALYLVFVALAVNGLRAWTAADRASGDPGRAGG, from the coding sequence ATGAGCGCGAGCGTGCTGGAGTGGTCGGCGGTCGCCTTCAGCATCCTGGGCGTCTGGCTGATGGCGCAGCGGCGGATGCTGGCCTGGCCGGTGGGCGTGATCTCGGTCGTGCTGTACGCGCTGGTGTTCGCCGGCGCCCGGCTGTACTCCGATGCGCTGCTGCAGATCGCGTTCGCCGGTTTCCTGTTGTACGGCTGGTGGCATTGGCACCACCAGGCGCAACCCGATGGTCGGATCATCATCGCGTCGCTGGCCCGCCCGCACGCCATCCGCGACCTCGGCCTGGGCGTCGCCTTCGGCATCGCCCTGGGCGCGGCGATGCACCACTTCACCGACGCCGCCCTGCCGTGGCTGGACGCGATGCTGGCGGCGCTCAGCCTGGTCGCGCAGTGGTGGCAAGCGCGGCGCCACGCCGCTGCGTGGTGGCTGTGGATTGCTGTGGACGTCGTCTACGTGGGCATGTACGTGATCAAGTCGCTCAACGTCACCGCCGCGCTGTATCTGGTGTTTGTTGCGCTCGCGGTGAACGGCCTGCGCGCGTGGACGGCGGCCGACAGGGCGTCAGGCGATCCGGGTCGCGCTGGAGGATGA